A window of the Danio aesculapii chromosome 10, fDanAes4.1, whole genome shotgun sequence genome harbors these coding sequences:
- the tmem267 gene encoding transmembrane protein 267 → MRGFYSKLDSSSIGMAVPLNLAVETEKAQALLQTFSTASLFASAGLGAFCFVADHFLTLPFIQHHLWLRALFDNTVHAIIGLWSWAIVIGLRKKSDFYEVVLAGFLASVIDLDHFYMAGSLSIKAAVNLPHRPPLHCSTLIPALCFSMRLLMWACRLKDSWCSLPWMLFISLTSHHIRDGVRHGLWVCPFGNTAPISYWLYVTITATLPHLCSVLMYLTGTRDMISTKHGVAIDV, encoded by the exons ATGAGGGGCTTTTACTCCAAGCTGGACTCCTCATCTATAGGTATGGCTGTGCCTCTGAATCTGGCCGTGGAGACTGAAAAAGCGCAGGCGCTCCTCCAGACGTTCAGCACTGCCTCTCTGTTCGCCAGCGCAGGCCTGGGCGCTTTCTGTTTCGTCGCTGACCACTTCCTGACACTACCCTTCATCCAGCATCATCTGTGGCTCAGGGCTCTTTTCGATAACACCGTTCACGCCATCATTGGTCTGTGGTCTTGGGCCATTGTGATCGGCTTGAGGAAGAAAAGTGACTTCTATGAAGTCGTCCTGGCTGGGTTTCTGGCCTCAGTCATTGACTTGGACCACTTCTACATGGCTGGATCATTGTCAATCAAA GCTGCTGTGAATCTGCCACACAGGCCTCCTCTGCACTGCTCCACCTTGATCCCAGCACTCTGCTTCTCTATGCGCCTCCTCATGTGGGCCTGCCGGCTCAAAGACTCCTGGTGCTCTCTGCCCTGGATGCTTTTCATCTCGCTGACTTCGCACCACATCCGGGATGGCGTTCGCCATGGCCTCTGGGTCTGTCCATTCGGCAACACTGCACCAATATCATACTGGCTGTACGTGACAATCACAGCCACGCTCCCTCATCTGTGCTCAGTGCTCATGTATCTGACCGGCACCAGAGACATGATCTCCACCAAACATGGCGTCGCTATTGACGTCTGA